Below is a genomic region from Pseudopipra pipra isolate bDixPip1 chromosome 6, bDixPip1.hap1, whole genome shotgun sequence.
GAGCTCTGATTGCAGATTGTTCCTGGAGGAAGCTGAcctaataagaaataataaaagacaGGGAAAACATGTCAGAAGAGGAACACACATGATGATCTGGCGACTGCTGGCTGTAAAGACATGAAGAAACGTCAGAATTCAAAAGTGATTAAGTGAAGTCTGAAAGCAACCCCCTGAGCTGGGATGGTCTGACTGAACACATGGAAGGTATCAGCAACAGCTGATGCTATTGAGAGGTTTTCTTCAAAATCAATTAGTCAATTACTATGACTGTGCAGGTTCAGTAAAGTGGATAAAATCTAAACAGATGAAACATCTTTTCTACTTAAAGACTGCCAGCActttgaaaagagatgaaaaattcCATATGTTCAgccctgattttaattttttcagggaGAGAGATTGAAATTCTTTACATCTTTTCCAGTTTTATAAAGTACTCTTCACTGAAGAATAATGATGTATAAAACAGGTTCAGAATGCAAACCAGAAACATCTCAGACAGCAATCAGGAGTATTTAACAATGGAGACTTCCAGCCAGAAACACCTGTGGCACACTTACTGCTCAGTCATAGGAGCATGCTGCAAGTCATACTCCAAGTTACGGATTCGGGAGCCGAAGTTTTTGTTGAGGTTATTTAGCTGATCCAAAAATTTATGAAATTcagctttctcctttttcagGCTTTCTTCCAGCCCCTCACAGTAACACTCGAGACGCTCTCTGTGAAGTGACAGTTCCcctgagaagaaaagaagttttCCAGTATGGATATTATTCCCTGTTTGCTGTGGACTACCACAATGCCCAGTCAGCCTACgaccaacagcagcagcaaaataaacagaacCAGACCTCACAGTAACTAAACCATACAAATAAACCACATTCCATTTGGTTTCTTTGGCTTTCCTTCTGTGTTAAACATATATCCTTAGCAGCTCCTAATccatttaaaacacaaatgtCTCATTTGCTCTaaacattctttttcctttatttttggtCATTGCTGACATCTTCATTATATCTCTGTTCTCAATCTTGTAACAAAAGtaaagttttggtttttttttttttaatggaaaatacaCTTCTCCCTGGttttgtgaggggaaaaaaaacatcagTTTTGGTCTCCCTTCTGGAATGATAGCTGGATAAATCAAGAGCCGGCCAATTGCCTCAATAAAGCAGCCAGAAAAAGCACCTCTtggcagagaaagggaaattgAAAAATTGTTTGCCTGTTCTCCCAAGAGAGAGTTTTTTACTTTATATGTTAAAGACCAACAAACCTGTCTAAAGTACTTTTTTCTCACCATAAAAACCAGACAATTCTCATGTGAAAAAGTTTTTGATTAGTGGCTGCTCTGTAGTTGCTCAGTGATACTTCACAGAGCTAAATCCTTCCTCTCGTGTTTTCAGAAGCCTGGTCCTGCCATTTCAGCTCTCTCAACTTGGCTAATTCTTTCTCTGCAACacctgtaaaattattttttgtacaATAAAAACTCTTGTTAAATAATTTCAAGGTGAATGAGAATTCACAAACGTTGACAATACAATGTTCTACGTCTCATACAATGCAGTTGTTGATCAAGGCACCACTGTCTATTTTTCCAAACATAACATAGCACAAACCAGGAAGAGGTGTAGAAATGTCATTCTGAAAATAGATGAGTAACATATTATACTGGGAATTTGTACACACTCAACTGCTTCCTTGCTCAGTTGTCCTTTACAATGCTGAAATAGTTTTGGCCCACTTGTGATCATCTCTAAAAAAAGTCATATGAtgctcacagtaaaaaaaaaatcagtaccAGCTCTAACATTGTAGATATTTGTCTGTATCTCCTCCTGCTTTTGTTGATGCAACTGAAGATGCAGCAGAAGTATTGAATTCAGCTCCTCTTTCTTGGCAGCCATGAAGACATGGGATTTGGACAAGGATTCTGCAAACCATTTCTCCAAGTGTTCAAAAAAGCAGAGGCGAATCCTACgattgaaaaagaaatactacAGCGAGGAacagtaaataataaataagaatTTACTAAATACATGAATTCTAAGAATATCACTTCTGACTACAGGAAGATATGCTTTCAGTACCATTTGTACAATACTGGTCAAGTTTTTGAGCTAGCTGCCTACTACTGAGTACCAGGCATTTTACCTTCATGGCTCTGCAGGGAATTTGGGAATTTTACTTGTCTTTCTGTGATCTGTTTTCTCACTTAATAAATTTCCATAAAATATGAATGTTCTGTAAAGGTAAACGCATTTGCGGTACTCTGAAAGGATGGCTACAAAGCAATATAAACATTTTCTTATATTTGTATCAATTTAAAAAAGAGGAATGACATAATAATGATacaattataattttataattagaATATCTAATTATATACTAATAATTGGCTAATTTTTGCCTCTTCAGTATAATGTTTCTTCTAAAGAGCTGAAATTTGTCTATTACGTAAAGAAGCTGTTTTCTACTCACTTTTTCTTCAGCTTGACAAACACGGTTTCTTTGAGAAGCACATATTTCAGGTACAtaggaagtgattcttccttttcatattttgtaaaataattctCCGTGATGTCAGCCTCTTCAACTCCAAGGACAGTGTAAATGTTTCCACTAGcagtggaaaatatttccatggCCTTTTCAGCACTTTCTGCCTTGCTGCTATTGAACACTGCCTAGTGAACAGTTGGAAATCATCATCTGCTACCTTTAAAGGTATCAGCATGGAATCAACACAGCACAAGCTAATGTAAGAATCCTAAGGATATTTAGAATAGCATTCTCAATTTGGACAACACTAATACAGTGTCagcaatatttatatatttatatatgctgGGAAGGCTCAATAGGCAAAGTCACCTATGTTTTAGATGGGTTTTGATATGTTAATAATTAAAGACCTGAAAAAACAATACTTAGGTACAAATACAGCTTAAAGCATTCACCATGGCTTAAGAACACTGTGATGAAAGAAagatagattaaaaaaaaaaactatgcAAAGAGTTTTTACAAAGGTAAAAGCAGTGCTTGTAAAAGGTTTTATACACTCTATTTGTCCATAAAAAGGATCTAAACCCCTATGGGCTTTGACAGACTAAGCAAACAAAGACTTTCTATTCATCCTTAGCAAAAAGACTTCCTATTCCTCCTTATTTTGGGCAAGACTGCCTTCACCTTCAAATTTATTCTCTTGTTCACTTAATCTCTGTAACACTTACCCCTTGTTCTGCATGTTCAGTGTCTTCACTTTCATGAGGAAtgctctctccatcttcctctGTTTCTTCAGTTTCCTGTGCCAAGATCTCCTCATGCTCAGCTGGGTTTGTTTCTCCATCTGATCGTTGACAACTGTCTACCTCTTCTGGCATTGGCTGAGAGAGACGactgtcccactctgctctctgctggtGCACCTCAAGTCCTGGAGGCAATTTTGGATgccacaatgtaagaaagatcTAAATCTATTAGGGAGCGTTCAAAGGAGAGAGACACAGATGGTGAAGGGACTAGAAGGGAAGCCTTGTGAGGTAATTTGTACCTTGTGAGGTACCTTGGCTGAGGTAATTTGgcttgttcagctggagaagaggagactgaggtcagagcTCATTGGGGTCTGCAGCTCCCGAGGGGTGGTGGAAGGGCAGctcccatctctgctctgtgtgagcagggacaggacccgagggaatggctggaACTATGTCAGAGGAAGTTTAgctggatctcaggaaaaggttcttcccctagagggtggctgggcactgaagaggctcctcagggcagtggtcacagccccaaggctgccagagctcaaggaccatttggacaatgctctcaggcacatggttttgttgtggtgtctgcgcagggccaggagtttggacttggatgatccttgtgggtcacttccaactcaggatattctacaattttcctctcattttctttcctcaactACTCATTTACAGTTAAAGCACAGTTTTACTGGTTGCAATCCAAAGAGATACagattgaaaaaaaagcaagcaaaaataCCTGTTTGTACCACTGAGGTATCACTTTGATCTTGAACCATGGAGGTTACCTCGCCTTGCAAGttctaaaagcaaaacaacaacaaaaaaaccccataccatttgaaaatacagatttaCCTCTTTGTAAGAAATCCAGATCCCTTCTCAAAATATATCTATGTCAGTAAGTTATGATAGTCTTGAATGGATCACTTATTGTCTAAAGAACCTGTGACACTCAAATTCACTAATATAAGTTTGTTATCTTGtagttttctgtttaaaaggCAAATGAATTTGCTGAAATGCAGTTTGTAATGAGATTTTAACcagataaaattttctttttacctgTTTGAAGACTTCCTTCACATTAAAATGCTGGCTGATGGATATGCTGTAAGAAATCAACTCCTGCAAAATAGCTTCTGGGTAAGCCATTACTTCATCCATTACAACTTGGTTGAGTGTCTCATTCCTGTCAAATTTAAGGTCACTGTTTAAGAGATTCAagaatgtataaaaataaaataaatttgactACAGTGCCTTTAAATCCAAATCTAACTGTCTCACCAATCTCATAAAACCTTTAGGCTAAATGTTGCACCTGATATGTTTATACCAAATACAATCACATCCTGGCTTATTAGTAGAGATTAGTTCATTACAAATATATGAATGTAcaaaatttaagaaatattcACAACAAAGCCTTTCACATCTTTCCTTTTGGATGGGAAATCATTCAAAATCTGTGCTTATGTAAGGCATATTAAAAATGAGAGGTCAAATTACTGTCCTCCATATTTGTTCTGTATTGGTGCTCAGCTTTAAACGAGCCTGTCACAAGAGACTGCAAGCTTCCCCACCCCAAGGGAGGTGATTGGCATCTCCTTAACGTATATTAATCCACTGGACTCTAAGTTTTGTGGGACTCTCACCACtgagaagaccagaagaacAGGACCTATGGGATGCTGCCGGGTTTCATGGACTGGTGacacattttctattttaatctctctctgtcaccctctttctcccccctcctttttcctatttctttctatctctctttctctgcctcacatttactgttaaataaaaccCACACTATTTGACTTTTGCCCCTTAATTCCGGCAGAGGcatttttaatcattttaatAACCAGATCATAACAATAGGTTACATTACCTTTCTGCAACCTCACATTGTATTTTAACTTGTTCCATtacctttggggttttttaaattgttctaaTGAGCATTAAGAGCACAAATCCCACAGCTCTAACCACAATCCCACTGGGAGGTGTGTGAAGGTCCACATCACTCTTCTAACGTGCCTCGACCTCCTGGGTGTGAGAATAGAGCTGCTTCCTCTCAGCCTGTTTAATCTTCACACCTGCTGCTGAGCATGGTATGTGTCAATTTTTATAATGACTTTTATAGTTGCAAATGCCTAATCATGAGACAGGTCACAGAAATACtaccaaaataaatattttggctATCTGAAAGTTCTTAGTGAATTCTAGTCCTTGCAACTTTGAATGAGATCAAATCTGAGACCACAGGTGATGGTGCAGACCAATTTCTGATTCCTGTGAGTCAAGAATCTGAACTACTACTTTTAACTTCTGCATAAGGCATGGATAAGGCACAACAATACTGATCTGGTGTAGTTTTTGAGTGATACCAGTCTTCCTTAGTCCTGCTCATAAACTATGAGTATTATTTGCCTTAACCTTGTTCAGTATGtacattatttcattttacagtctCACCTGAAGTAGCAAGCAGTGTTTTTCCACATCTTTGCACTACAGCATAAACAAGATCTAAGCAGTACAACCAACATTAAagtatgctttattttttaagtttacacTAAAAAAATTCATACCTAGTTCTAATATGATCTAAAGAAGAAAGGGCCTTCTCCATATAATTCTTCAGCTCTTCTTCACAGCTtgccattttcattttttccaaaattatatCCAGATCAACTTTCATCATCTAAGGCCACACAGAAAACACAAGTAAAAATCATTTAGTATATACTAAAATCTCCATAACTATTTAGGATTCAAGTAATTTGattatgtatgtatattttaCAAAAAGAAGGGAAGCTACCTTAGTAAAACTCATTGCCTATGAAGACCTTTCCTACATAATTAACATTTCTGACACTGTCACCCTAAGTTGCTTCTTATAACTGTGAGAAGTTGACATCCAGTCAGACTTTGTACCTGCACAAGATTTTATAATAGCAACTTGCAGTCTctttataatgaaaatataatctTTACCACTGCTGCCATATCAAGAATATGATATGACTGCCCACTCAGTGGGAATCAAGCAGTTAGCAAAGATGTACCCGACAGAATGGAACTGACACGTAGAAATTCCAGCATAAAAGTCAAAGATtaagtttttcattttattttgaactCCAGAGAGCTCTTTGCATTAAGAAGTCCTTTCTTTACATCATACCACATCCTTGATTTATGTCTATACCTGTATAATGCTATCCTGTTCCCATCTGCATTCATCTACTTTCTTCTGAAGTTCACTTTCCTGCTGGGACAGTCGGAGTTTATGGACATCCCAGAGGGCCATGGCCTCCTGAAAATAGCTGTACAAGCCTTGACAGTGCTGCTCATCCTGTTTAGCCATCTCCTTAAAGTCTctctaaagaaaaacatttaagtgACTAAGTTATTTTTAAGCTGCTGGAAGGTGAAATGAAGGAATAAGAGGATATGTAACGTGACAAAAGGCTGCCTGGATGAACACTGTCAGTATTCAACACAGTGAGAGGAAAAAGCCATCCAAGTAAACTGGataaaaatgtggatttttattCTACAAGCTGAGAGTATCAGAACTTCTGTTTATTCTTCTGATACTGTAAAGCACAGAATCACCAAGTTCTGCCATCTATCATTTTAGGAACGACTGCCCAGTCATTTTCTTGTACAGAATAATAAAAGATGAGACTGAAAGAAATTTGGGAGATCATTTAAACCTATTCCTCTGCCTCTAGGCAGGTTGGGCTATACAAAATTCATCCCTGAcgtatatatttatattacaaatataaattatgatataaatatatttatgttaCAAATGTAAACCAAATCATTACGAACTCTCCTCCTTGAATCACACCAAGCTTCTTTTCTTTGTGGTGTTCACTCACACTGTGGATCTCATTCTAGTGTGACATCAAGAGCCTCAGATGCAGATGGCACTGCAGGTGGGAGGGCAGGAAGAACAGACTAATACCAGGGAGTAGTAAAAATATACGTGATAAACGTACATCCATATGCTCCAGTTCTTCTTCGAACCTACGTTCTAGTTTCTCAGTCATGTGAAGCATGTCAGAGTGGACAATTTCAACATCTTTTAACGTGTAAACATTCAAATCCAACAGGCTCatctaaacaaaaaaatgccAAGTTATTGACATGCATATAACAAATACTGTGTGGCTTTTAGCGAGTATGGGTTAACAACTGCTGGTGTTTCTTCTTGTGAGGGACAGAGAAAGATTCAACCCCCCAGATCTCACATTCTGGAAACAGTACAATTCTATTGGAGGCAAGGAAAGAAATGGAGTCAGAGAGGTGGAATTTCTTTCCCAAAATAAGACACTTAGCACAAAGGCTGAGTGTCCTTGCATCCTCCACACAAATGTAGGACAATACTTCCTTCATTACTGCCATTTATTACGGCTTTTACACATTTCGAGTACAAATACCACAGCAACTTCTCTAATGGAATGAGACAGAGgttaaaaagtaatttcactTGTTATCTCAATGTCTGGTGGATCCTCAAACATTTTTTACTGTACTGACACTGTACCATCAACAATCCTTCCAACAAGTCCCAAAGCTGTGACGCTCACCTTGCAGACCTGCACTTTTTCCTGACATTTGCCCAGGACCAGCTCATACTTGCTGCGCATTTTCTTCACGCACTCTGCATTGTGGGTGTCTGAAGAACATGGAGCAGACCACAGTCAGGATTCCTGTATTTCCCAGTGCAGTGTGAAATGGAAATATGACAGAAGCCCTGTGCTGAATCTCAGCACAGGAACAGATCCCAGCGGGTCTGCACACTTGTGCGACACAAACAATCAATTACAGAAgattttttaatacaaatctgtttATCATTATGCTTAAAAGCAGCAAGTTATTTACAATTGCTACCAACTTCTTTGCTACTATACAGGCTACAAATACCATGACAGGATGTGCTCTGGAGCAAAAGAAGGCAGACACACAGAGGGAAGGCACTTTATAGGACTCCAAGAAAGACAACATCTCCAAcacttttcctctccttctccaAAAGGTAAAAAGGAGTATTTTTGTACGACTAAGAACTGCTCCATGTCAAAATTAACCTTCTGTCTCCCCCAGATTAATTCTAACCAAGACAGTTCCTGCTAGATCTCACCATGCACAAGTGCCTGTGCTGGCCAAAGGGAGGTGATACCCCAGAAAACTTCTTTGGGTCCTACTGCCAGCTCAAAGCAACTGAGAAGGTATGTGAAAACACATGgaacaaagaaaagagcaaaCATGCACTTTCAAAGCAACTGCCTGCTTCGTtgctgcctggaaaaaaaagaaagaattgcCTGAATTCCAGATTGTTTTTATGATTTCCCAACTTACCTAAACTTTGGTTTAAATTCTCCACAGTTCTGTACCATTCATTTATCTCAGATTTCATGTCTGTTGGAGGTAACAAGGTGCTATCAAAAGAGGAAACAAGAGTCAAGTATCTTAACATATAAACCAGTCAGTTgttaaaagataaaattatgAATCAGAGTTTCCAtgcactttattttatttactgccaTCTCAGCAATGAAAATAAACCAAGGAGACTGCTGTTGTTCAAGGCCACTGAACAACTGACTGACAAGGGACTAACTTGTTCCTACATTCATCCTAAAAGAAAAGCTGTAAATGTTGTAATGCCTTGCATCCAAAAATGCTTGTTGTCAGGATGGATATTCAAACATAGACAGTTAGATTTCTATCCAGATTCTTCCGTAATTTATTACACAAATGAAATCCTGTGCAGAAACAATGCCTTGACTAAAGCACCAACTTGTAGTTCTCTACCCATCCTTGTCTGCTCATTTATACCATGTTTCAAATATTAGTTAAGATTTACTTTTGCACTCCTGCATTTCTAGCTCTCCATCATCCCCTATTTAGTGTAGCTGGTGCACTGAAAACCAGGAATgcattttttccattaaaaagagCTTTACCAAAAAGAAGTTTAGGACCTGCCTACTTCTGAACTCTACAATCACAGACTGACAGAAAGCAAAGTGCATTTAGTAGCCAAGTCCCCTATTAACTCCAGAAAgaattctgtttctcttttgccATACCCAATGTGCTGCAAAACCCCCAGTCTCCGCTCACTGAGTACAGTCTGCTCCTTTatcatattttccatttctgttttcacagtTGGAGGATTCTGTATTTCTTCACTTGCCATAAATTCTCTGTAGGATGGAAAAATGATATGTATAATGGAAATGTGATATATGTGCTATCCTATGTGATATGTATCATatgtttaatgaaaaaatgaTAAAACAGTACTGTTTATAGAAAACACAACTGAACACTAGTCACTTTGTGTTATTCATTCTCCAAAATATGACTGTAAAATTTCTGACCTGAAACTCTGAATTACATGGTTCTTTTGGATGAGCTTCCAGTCCTTGACTCTCTCTTGCCATTTCAATTTATgtgctttttccttctcaagCTCTGATTTCATTAGATTAAAGAGCAGCTTGGCAGTTGCCCTCTCATTACCCAGCAGGGCTCGGTTTATAttctgcatattaaaaaaataaaatcaggagtaTTTTATCAGCatataacataaaaaaaagcataaattgTCTCTTCTATgtgaaaggagggagaaaagaatACAAATGATAAAGAATATTCTGCAAAAGAGAAACTTCTTTTATATGTCAGTGATTGATAAGTAGAAAAAATGAATttcaactgggaaaaaaaaaaagacattctgGGAATATTCAGATTGCTATCTTGCCCCAGACAAAACATTTACCGTGGCCTCGTCATTGATGAGCTTGTGAACATCATCTGCCAAGAAGAAGGAAATTTCCTCCAGTTTCACTGTATACTTTTTCAGTATATTTGCTATCTGTGcaataaaagaataaagaaaagcatCAGCTAAAAAAGTATAACTCAGATGTCAGTTTCCCAAGTTATAAAATTACatgaacaaaacattttttttccattaaaataaattcaattgGTTGATAGACAGATTGAGAAATAAACCTTAAAATATTAATCTTAAATATAtcaaagactgatttttttaaatcattcatTAAAAAGTAACTAAAACTTTCCACTTTGTTACTActcatttggtttttttttcatatctgtGAAAATTGAGCACTCTGCAGACAAGCTGCAATATGAattcaaaaaaaatcacaccaacTTCCTTTCAAATATCTGGAGTGAATCCACCAGtgcctgttttaaggaaaaacaaaatttaaggAAATGTCGCCATCTCTGACCTTTTTCATAACTAAACAAACATCAATAAAAAAGTTATGGTGATACTCTTGGACCTACTCACAATGTCTGCGTTACAAAGAGGACAAACTGGCACAGGTAGAACAAACAGCCTTTGTTTGCTTCCAAGAACAACGCAGCAAGGATCTTCTTAAGGGGTATCTATTATTTATCCAAACATTTACTGTGATATCCAATGACTTTCACAAGTCAGCCTAAAGCCTACACAACTGCAACACAACTCCTACTGATACCCAGGCTACCCAAACTAAAACTGAGCTAGGTCACGCCTGTGGTCTTTCTCAGCTGTCCCCAAAAAATAACAGAGCAGATGACAGTTCGACCTAAAAAACCCTTGCAcgaaaataaaagcagctcaCCTTCAGTACAGATAATTGTGCAAGAAAGAAACACCttggaactgaaaaaaaagtattttcttctgattATGCAGGTATAAAATGATTGAATGGTCTACTGGTGAAAAGAAAGCAATCACCACACAACAGAATTACTGGCAGATCTCTGACTCCTATGGAAACAAGCTACTCTTTGCTGTGCATCCAGCATTACCAGCAAATAATAATCTTATCCTTAAGTAACAGTTATTAAGGCTGCATCTCACTTTAGAGGCTCGACTCTTTTCAATCTTCTTTAGGGATTCATCCATTGTCCTAATCCACTTCTTTCTGTTCAAGGATTCCTGGTAAATCATATTCCACAGTTTTTCCAAACCCTGAAATAAGAATTTAGTCTCAATCTCTTTGAaaagtaaatgtaaaaaaaaaaaaaattaaaaaagaaaacagatcttAAGACTCCAGTGAGCCGTGAGAACCTGTTACACAGAGCAGGTACAAATAACTGAAGGTGAGCCAATGCTCTGAGCTGCCTTACTTTAAAGGAGAAACCTTCTAGAGCCGTATCAGACACAATCTTTTCAAACAGAAGTTCACTTTTTTCATCAGATTTCATCACTTTTACTTGAAGGAATTTTTGAAGCTCCGAAACAGAGGCTTCCATCTCCTAAAAAGAGAAGGAACTCAGTGTGATCACTTGAATATTGGGCCCTGAGCTTAGAATAGCACTCTAGACTACCTGGATTAAAAAATCCTGCCTTACTTTGCCAACGTagtccagctcctgctgcatttTGGTCACTGCTTGATCGTGACGCTTTTGCCGTCGTTCTGCCACGCATTTCAAGGTCTCGCtgcttttttcctcaggaaCTGCCAAGAAAGAAATGAGGATGATGGAGCCTGGAACTCTTGCTGCAGAACAGGGGATGCACGAAGAATAAATCCCTAAATGCACACTATGACTGCTGCAGTTTGTGCAGCTCTTACAGTGTGCAGCACGGGAAGGGAAATCTTTGCAAACGGAGGTTAAAAATACTTGAGCATATTTTAAAACCTCTCTTATTAACTTGTGATTTTCAGGATAAAAGCATGGAAGCTATCAACTAAAGCTCAGGTATGATGCAAAAAAGTTGCATCATTTCAAGAATGAGATCTGCTTACATCAGAACTGGAATTTATCATCCAAACATAAGCTGTGATTGACTGACAATTTcacaaccattttttttttctaggaggAGACTCTTCAGCTTCAAAATTACCTACAAATCATCAAAAACGTGCCAGGTCATTTCTGAGCTTGATTTTATACCTCGTTCAGCTAAAACTGCTACATGTATAGTGTCTCCTATGAATGCAAATTTAAATAGCTGACATTAAGGGAAAACAATTTTACCAACTATATCAGGTAGGCCTCTGACTTCCTCAGCTGAACTTGTATCTACATTTCTCCAGGCCTTTGGAAATGTTGTAGGTTCTCTGAAACAAGAAGAGAATAAAGCTTTGATTTGTATTAAATGTGTAAGAAGAGGGACTAGCATAATAGTATAATATTCACTTTAAGTGGCAAAATGTAACATTTAAGTGAACATAAGTATTGTTTTAACTACAAAGAATATGGTTCAAAGAATCAACGTTGGTTCTTCTGACATGAACTGAACTGAGTAATTATCTAGTGTGGTTTGACCCCAACTTCAAATCTGTTATGATGGCATTAAAGCAATACATGCTAGATTTAGTGCATGCAAACGAACACCAACATACTATGCTTAAAAGGGATAAGAATCTGTGAAATCTCAAGGAGGAACTAGCAAGAAATGTGAAAATAGCCTTTATCTGCCCACTGCTCTTCCCATTGGCTTGGGCACTGTGTTTCTCCTTGGGGTCAATGAGAATCCAGGAGAATTCAGCCGCAGGGTTAGGGTAAAAAGGATGGATGCATTAACTTCTTTCTTGTTCATTACACAATCTTACtgcatcatcatcaccatcatcatgtAAATCATCAACATACTTTGAAATATAGTTCAAAAAGATGTGTCAGACTGGGCATCTACCTAGACTGCTTTGAGTGAAGAAGACAGGCAATTTCTTTTGCAAAGGAAAGTCACACAATATGCCTGCCATTGGAAATATCAGCCTGTCAGCCTGCACTTTAACAGGCAGCAGCTCATTATACTAAATTTACATCGAGCAAGGAGACACTCTGTTACAAGTCATTAGTGCTATGACCAAGAATTCAGAAATTTCTTGCTCCCAGTGCAAATCTTACAA
It encodes:
- the CCDC180 gene encoding coiled-coil domain-containing protein 180 isoform X3 encodes the protein MLTSDRHSEMSADAGLLPCYQQKCDGKMPINDSTKKAQSDREPTTFPKAWRNVDTSSAEEVRGLPDIVVPEEKSSETLKCVAERRQKRHDQAVTKMQQELDYVGKEMEASVSELQKFLQVKVMKSDEKSELLFEKIVSDTALEGFSFKGLEKLWNMIYQESLNRKKWIRTMDESLKKIEKSRASKIANILKKYTVKLEEISFFLADDVHKLINDEATNINRALLGNERATAKLLFNLMKSELEKEKAHKLKWQERVKDWKLIQKNHVIQSFREFMASEEIQNPPTVKTEMENMIKEQTVLSERRLGVLQHIGTLLPPTDMKSEINEWYRTVENLNQSLDTHNAECVKKMRSKYELVLGKCQEKVQVCKMSLLDLNVYTLKDVEIVHSDMLHMTEKLERRFEEELEHMDRDFKEMAKQDEQHCQGLYSYFQEAMALWDVHKLRLSQQESELQKKVDECRWEQDSIIQMMKVDLDIILEKMKMASCEEELKNYMEKALSSLDHIRTSDLKFDRNETLNQVVMDEVMAYPEAILQELISYSISISQHFNVKEVFKQNLQGEVTSMVQDQSDTSVVQTGLEVHQQRAEWDSRLSQPMPEEVDSCQRSDGETNPAEHEEILAQETEETEEDGESIPHESEDTEHAEQGAVFNSSKAESAEKAMEIFSTASGNIYTVLGVEEADITENYFTKYEKEESLPMYLKYVLLKETVFVKLKKKIRLCFFEHLEKWFAESLSKSHVFMAAKKEELNSILLLHLQLHQQKQEEIQTNIYNVRAGELSLHRERLECYCEGLEESLKKEKAEFHKFLDQLNNLNKNFGSRIRNLEYDLQHAPMTEQSASSRNNLQSELHNHLESVGVTVRSYQHHLEEALGKLKRSNVDFLKTCRLFSEGGDFSSEEVKFFSSCLQKESKQIDSLESLIKTDVEKMESSCLEQATELIKQSEKKFADVSVSRAFMEKVQKSLRCLQQQIKSEVANSNLQSVTLKSYLEKLQQKRDACAHPTADKEASASEELYDFAKEVLKELKKRSQYLDCFLEKAMIPHASEDIPTLAIDGMSQDSIAPAVQRESLRDESKRMVMGLDPEKFPVLNPSRMDTSALDDLAISVIQNLAGFVPSKQSPDLNQERKDRSRSLGPVKKKVSNARAAQTTKKSSLDETKPKKSEKKSTKSVPKDRTYQIFEKKPPKSDTFKGIIMNILWTGSNTLLDLGEDFYGEKTAQMGIPKYLPETFERWAEKLRQKLLSYKRQADDYYNFCLREFRDQLKWFEEELSSVSQLAVDSLLREHEQKLSSSTAQIQHLFNRQLGEWEDMKTVHQRKLHYSLGHPNNSLQLEALCQEEIKRQKDQTEGVHLNTKMLQDCAAECAQSFFSALAALTEKLLLELDETITVDDIQVADTERPREKMSTLSHRKQAGLPLETSKVQQLIQRGRGTWPGIPETTLPEAPAYVLCRGTAVVSTAQTTLGHLAVMDARQAAYQSDCPYSEKVPSIKIPMDITEQEPFLSDSKPADSE